CGCGGAGGCCTTCTTTATCGCTGAACCGGGCATGAATGTGGAGTTGAATATGACCCGACATTTGAGATTCATCATGGGAGGAAGCTATCGTTTCGTATCAAAAATGGATCTCAGCCAGGAAGGTTATGACGAGCTGGAAGGAGCCAGTCTGTTCGCAGGATTTAAACTGGGGGTGTTTTAGGAGCGGAACATGTAACGTACCTTAGCTACATTCATTCTTGAAGGCTTGAACGTACAGCAGCCCCATATACATCATCACCTTGTTGAACAGTGCAGGTCAGGAGACCGGCAGGCACAGCGTTCTTTGTATGAGCAATACGCCAAAGCCATGTTCAACCTGGCATTACGAATTCTCAATAACAGGGAGGAAGCGGAGGATGTGTTGCAGGAAGCTTTTGTAGATGTATTTACCAGGCTGGATACATTTCGGGGTGAGTCCACCATCGGTGCATGGATCAGAAGGATTACCGCCAACAAGGCCCTGAACGTACTCAGGAAGCGCAAAATGCAATTTGAAGAGTGGAATGATGCCACGGATCAGCGGGAGGATGAAGTTGAAATGGAAACGCCACTTTATGATATGGCAACGGTACAGCAGGGAATCAAAACATTGCCGGATGGATACCGGGTGGTGCTGACGTTGTTCTTGCTCGAAGGTTATAGCCATAAGGAGATTGCCGGGGAACTGGGAATCACGGAATCTACTTCGAAGTCTCAATATAACAGGGCCAGGAATAAGTTGAAACAATGGCTCCTGATGTCAAACCCATCAATGCAATAAGGATATGCTGGAAGATCACATCAAAAATAACCGGGATCAACTGGATACTGAAAATCCACCGCCCGGAATCTGGGATCGGATTGAGAAGGAACTGGACCAACAGGAAAGGGGGGCTTCTCCCGCTACGTGGTTTCTGAGGGTGGCTGCCGCGATCGTGTTTGCATTCGGATGTTGGTTTGCCTACGATGCGATGCAACAGCCGGCATCACAAGGCATTGCTGACAACCAGGGGGTGGATTCCGTGCAGGTGCAGGAAGATTCGCTTCAGGCATTGCCACTGGAAGTGGAAGAAGCGGGTGTGTATTATGTGTCCCGGATATCCGAAACGTTGGAAGACATCACGAAGCTGGATAAAGATGTGAGTGCTGATCTGGCATTGGAACTGAAGGAACTTGAGAATGACTTTGATGCGCTGTCCGAGGATATGGGACAGCCGGTGAACAGAGAACAGGTGCTGGAAGCAATGATCCGGAATTACAGGATGAAGCTGAATCTGCTCGAAGAAGTTTTGCGCGAATTGCGTCATCGACAAAACGAAACAAAAGATGAAGAACCTAAGAATCTATAAGCTGACCGTAGCCGCACTGATCTTTGCGGCGTCATATGGCCATGCCCAGGACTTCTCCGAAACCAAGGAGCTGGTAAAGTCCTTTTCCATGAAGGCGGACAGAACCGTGGATATCGATAATAAATACGGTACCATCCATGTAAATACCTGGGAGAAGGACAGTGTGCGACTGGAAGTCACCATTGAGGCATACGGCAAGAAGCAGGAAGACATTGATAAGATCATGGCGATGACAGAACTTTCCTTTCATGAAACACCATCCCAGGTCATGGTGAAGACGCTTTGGGGAGAGAATACCGGCATGTGGCAACGCAGCGCCATGGAGATCCGTAAAGGTTTGTCCCCGCAGATCCGGGTGGAAGTGAATTACAAAGTATATATTCCTAAACGCGCCTCCGTTGATTTACACAACCGGTTCGGCGACGTATACCTGCCTGCGCTCTCCGGGAAAATAAGGGTGGAAGTTGACCACGGGGATCTTCGTGCGGATGAACTCACGGGAAACGTGCATATTGATGTCAGTTATGGAAAGGCAAAGGTGAGGCAGTTGGATAAAGGAATGGTGAAGCTGACCTTCGGAGAACTTATCCTGGATAATGCCGGTGCCGTTGAGGTAAACTCCACTTCATCACATATCGAGATGACGGAGGTGAAGTCCCTTAGACTGGACTCCCGGCATGATAAATTTGTATTGAACAAAGCAGGTAAAGTGGTCGGGAAAAGTCTTTTTTCCGATATCAGGATCCGGCAGCTTGATCAGTCTGCCGAACTGGAGGCACGCTACGGCGATCTGGAGCTGTATGGGTTGCAGCCAACATGCACCGATCTCTATCTGGAAGGCAGCTATGCTGATGTTTCCCTGGAGTGGGCGGAAGAAGCGGCCTATTCTTTAACAGCTGAGGTTGAGAGTATCAAGGATATTTCATTGCCGGAAAAACTGAAAGCCAGCCAGAATGTGGTAGACAAAACCACCGTTGTTGATGGCCGTATGCCCAACGCCAAAACAAAGGTTGTTATCAAAGGCAAGGGATTGTATATCCGGGTGAGGTGATGCGATCGTCCTTCAATCGTATCGGAACGAAGCGGACATTGTATTACACGAAGTTTGTTCCGGACTCAATCGTTTTATCATAACAATATCATAACCACCGTGTATTAAATGCATGATGTAGCGCAACTAGGTTTGCGATTAGTTGACCCAGGTTGAGGTCTGATCAATCTGACTGATCTGCTACACATGAAAAACATATTTCTTGTAACTGTGTTCGTGTTTTGCGCAGTTAACGCAGTTAAAGCCAACCATTCGTGTAATTCATTATCAGCAATGGACATAGCAGCCGTGTCGGAAGATACGGTCATTTTCGATTTGTCTCAGGTGGTGATAAACGGAGCGGAGGTAGAATTTCCAGTATTCATCTCTACCGGGGAAGATGCCTTCTCCCTTGATTTTTCCATGAAATTTAATCTCTCCAAACTGCAATATGATACCACGATTGTTTATCCACCCGAACTGTTCAATGCGGCCAACTACAATCCCAACGATCAAACATTGCGTTTTACTTCATCAAGTCTGGATCCAATACCAAACAATGTTGTACTCCTGACACTGAAGTTTCACCTGCTTGCCGGAAACCATGTAACCGTAAATGACTTTTACAATACTTCGGCGTTTACCAACGGAACAGCAACTGAGGTCAAATGGATCACGGCACTTTGTGCCGGCGAGTCCCTGATGTTGACCGCATCTCAGAATCCCGGTAATACCTACTTGTGGTCAACAGGCGCAACCACGGCTTCAATAACGGTTAACACAGCAGATACCTACTATGCTTCGGTAACGCAAGGCGGAAGCAGTTTTCTTTCAGATATCACAGAGGTTATTATCAGCCAGTTCCCCGATGGAAATGTCATACCCGGTGGTCCGTTGGTTTTTTGCGATGAAGATTCCGTAATCCTTGGAGCAGTTGCTGCCGGAAACAGTTATGTCTGGAACAATGGTGCCACCACCCGGAACATTGTGGTGAAGTCAACCGGGACTTATTCCGTCAACGTTACCAGTCCATATGGTTGCACCACCGCATCAGCGCAGTCAAACGTAACAGTGAACCCATTGCCTAATACTGTAGTCAACATCAATGGTCCGACAGCTTTTTGTGAAGGAGATTCCACCATCCTTCAGGCAGTCCAGAGCGGTAATCAATACCTGTGGTCCAATGGCGCAACCACACAGTCCGTCATCATAAAAACCGGTGGTGCTTATACCGTGCAAAT
This region of Flavobacteriales bacterium genomic DNA includes:
- a CDS encoding sigma-70 family RNA polymerase sigma factor codes for the protein MNVQQPHIHHHLVEQCRSGDRQAQRSLYEQYAKAMFNLALRILNNREEAEDVLQEAFVDVFTRLDTFRGESTIGAWIRRITANKALNVLRKRKMQFEEWNDATDQREDEVEMETPLYDMATVQQGIKTLPDGYRVVLTLFLLEGYSHKEIAGELGITESTSKSQYNRARNKLKQWLLMSNPSMQ
- a CDS encoding anti-sigma factor, giving the protein MLEDHIKNNRDQLDTENPPPGIWDRIEKELDQQERGASPATWFLRVAAAIVFAFGCWFAYDAMQQPASQGIADNQGVDSVQVQEDSLQALPLEVEEAGVYYVSRISETLEDITKLDKDVSADLALELKELENDFDALSEDMGQPVNREQVLEAMIRNYRMKLNLLEEVLRELRHRQNETKDEEPKNL